A window of Bacteroidales bacterium genomic DNA:
CTGAACGCCAAAAACTTATAAGGGAAATTATCAATAAGAATAAAATTAGTCGTCAGGAAGATTTACTTCTACTGTTAGTTAACCGCGGGTTTGATCTCACACAAGCAACGCTTTCGCGTGATTTACGCGAATTAAAAGTTGGCAAAATTCACGATGCACATTACGGAAGTATTTACTTTATTCCAAATGATGATAATGGACAACAGTTAAGAGGGGCTCTTTCCATAGAATTCTCTAATAATCTTTCAGTACTTAAAACCAAAAGCGGATTTGCAAATAGTGTTGCCGTACGTATTGACAATACAGAAATTGATGAAATTATTGGAACAATAGCCGGTAACGATACCATTATTATTATTTTTAAAGATGATGTGCCCAAGGAAAATTATTTACAAATACTTTCAAAGCATTTTCCGGATATCGATCAACTAATCATTAAATAACTATCTGCCCTCATCTTTTCTAGTTGAGGGCTTTTTTTTAGCTATGAATAAATCAGCCATACTCATTCTAGAAGACGGAACGGAATTCAAAGGAAAAGCGTTCGGGTACACCAAAAGCATTGCAGGAGAGATTGTCTTCAACACAGCAATGACAGGATATCCGGAGAGCCTAACGGATCCTTCTTATAAAGGTCAAATCTTAATTGCCACCTATCCTCTTATTGGAAATTACGGTGTTCCTGGAGAAGGAAAAAAAGATCA
This region includes:
- a CDS encoding carbamoyl-phosphate synthase (glutamine-hydrolyzing) small subunit; translation: MNKSAILILEDGTEFKGKAFGYTKSIAGEIVFNTAMTGYPESLTDPSYKGQILIATYPLIGNYGVPGEGKKDQMLEYYESNKIQISGFVISDYSHAYSHWNAEKSLHDWMIENKTPGIYDIDTRA